Proteins from a single region of Centropristis striata isolate RG_2023a ecotype Rhode Island chromosome 9, C.striata_1.0, whole genome shotgun sequence:
- the LOC131977425 gene encoding N-acetyllactosaminide beta-1,3-N-acetylglucosaminyltransferase 3-like, with translation MRNIRARRFLLAGALGLLVLHLCKDFIDHKNISQHVKEDEIVTRQHTTKSSYIYSWPSCQKNMSVANITGLSSLSGDIIDFLYYRHCRHFPMLLDLPDKCGGADRSAEVFLLLVIKSSPTNYDRREVLRKTWAKERLHNGAWIRRIFISGTMDKGFEKQRLNKLLELEQREYHDIIQWDFKDSFYNLTLKQILFLEWMERNCPNARFLLNGDDDVFANTDNMVEYLQGLKDNDGSKHLFTGHLIQNVGPIRQSWSKYFIPVQVQASNSYPPYCGGGGFLLSGHTALVIYNMSKSISILPIDDVYMGMCLAKAGLSPASHMGVKTAGLQIPSSKLDGYDPCYYKEVLLVHRFLPAHMYLMWQRIRDPNLICGPSKKSSKL, from the coding sequence ATGAGGAACATCAGGGCAAGAAGGTTCTTGTTGGCGGGAGCTCTCGGTCTGCTGGTCCTCCATCTCTGTAAAGATTTTATTGACCACAAAAACATCAGCCAGCATGTAAAAGAGGATGAAATTGTGACAAGGCAACACACCACCAAGAGCTCCTATATATACTCCTGGCCAAGCTGTCAGAAAAACATGAGTGTTGCCAACATCACAGGCTTGAGCTCTCTTTCTGGCGACATCATCGACTTCCTGTACTATCGACACTGTCGTCATTTCCCCATGCTGCTGGACCTTCCTGACAAATGTGGAGGAGCTGATAGATCTGCAGAAGTCTTCCTGCTGCTGGTCATTAAAAGCTCCCCAACCAACTACGATCGCAGGGAGGTGCTCCGTAAAACCTGGGCTAAAGAGAGGTTGCACAACGGCGCGTGGATTCGAAGGATCTTCATCTCAGGAACGATGGATAAAGGTTTTGAGAAACAGCGTCTGAACAAACTGCTGGAACTGGAGCAGCGAGAGTACCACGACATCATCCAGTGGGACTTTAAAGACTCCTTCTACAACCTCACCCTGAAGCAGATCCTCTTCCTGGAGTGGATGGAAAGAAACTGTCCAAACGCTCGCTTCCTGTTAAACGGTGATGATGACGTCTTTGCCAACACTGACAACATGGTGGAGTATCTCCAAGGCCTCAAGGACAACGACGGCAGCAAGCACCTCTTCACTGGCCATCTGATCCAGAATGTGGGGCCCATTAGACAATCATGGAGCAAGTATTTCATCCCAGTTCAGGTACAGGCGTCGAACTCATACCCCCCATACTGTGGAGGTGGGGGATTCCTATTATCTGGCCACACAGCTTTGGTTATATACAATATGTCCAAGTCCATTTCCATTCTCCCCATCGATGACGTGTACATGGGGATGTGTCTGGCCAAAGCAGGACTTTCTCCTGCGTCTCATATGGGGGTGAAGACAGCAGGACTGCAGATTCCCTCCAGCAAACTAGATGGATACGACCCCTGTTATTATAAAGAAGTCTTACTGGTACACAGATTCCTTCCTGCTCACATGTATCTGATGTGGCAAAGAATCCGAGATCCCAATCTGATATGTGGACCttcaaagaaaagcagcaaactgTAG